CGACGCGGACGCTTTCGGCGACACGCTCGTCGGCGGCATCGGCGTGTTCTTTCCCGGCGTGGATGGATACGCCACGCACGAACAGAACTTTATTCCCGGCGTCGGGCAGACCGAGGCCCAGCGGACCAATGCGCCGCGAGTATTGGAAGCGGAGTTCATTGCACTTTCGGCGATCGGCGGTAGTCGCAAAGCGGGCGTGCGCGTGGATACGCTCGACGGCATCGCGGCGATTCCGAGCATCGACTTGCCCTTCGGGCGGATCGATCTGGTCGGCATCACGCTCGAAACCGTGGGGCCGAATCCGCAAGGCTTGGAGCAACTCGTCGCATTCGGACGCACGCTCGGCGCGGGCAGCAGTGCGAGCGGGGCGGACCAGCAGGTTAACGCCGGCGGCGATCTGGCGATCGCTGGCCAAGCGGTGCCGCAAGGATGGTTAGTGTTGCCGCGCGCCGGCGGTAATCTCTCAGCGGCCGACGTGCAAGGAATCATCGATAACGCAGTCGATGAAGCACTGCGCGTGCGCGCGGCGATTCGTTTACCGCTGGGCAGTCGCACGAAGATGGTGCTGTCGGTCACGGATACGGATGGCAATGTGCTGGGGCTGTTCCGGATGCCCGACGCGACGTATTTTTCGATTGACGTGGCGGTCGCCAAGGCCCGCAATGTTTCGTACTATTCCGATCCATTGGCGATCCTCGACATCGATCGCGTGGACGGCAACGGGGACGGGATCCCCGACGTGCCGCGCGGGACCGCGATGACGAATCGCACGTTCCGGTTCCTGGCGGAACCGCGATTCCCGTCCGGCGTGGATGGCACTACCGCCGGGCCGTTCTCGACGCTGCTGACGCCGGGCGTAAATCCGTTGACTGCGGAGAACGTCAATCAGGCCGCGCCGCCGGCGAACACCGCGTTCACCACGGCGTTGGGCTTCGACGCGTTCACACCAGGACGCAATTTCCACGATCCGTCGAACATTGCCAACCAGAACGGCGTCGTGTTCTTCCCGGGCAGTGCGCCGCTCTATAGCGGGTCGACGCTAGTAGGCGGCTTCGGCGTCAGCGGCGACGGCGTCGATCAAGACGACACGGTAACGGCGTTCGGCGCATTCGGCTATGGACCGCCGACGAGCGTATTCCGCGCCGATCAAGTGCTGGTCCGCGGCGTGCGGTTGCCGTATCAGAAGTTTTTGCGCAATCCAGAGGCGTAAAGATACGCCGCGACACGTTATTACACATCTCAGAAGGAACCACGAAAAGCACGAAAGACACGAAAGAGTGGGGCGTCTCGTAGCGCCAATTTGATTAGTTCATCGCGAACTGCTGAGCTGGCCGTCCGTTGGTTCTTGCAGCCCATTCCCTGATCGAAGAATTGTTCGTGCCTTTCGTGACTTTCGTGGTTGTCTCCGGGCGCCCGGACAAAGATGTTCAGTGCAACGGTCCGACGGACCTTGGCTACAGGCAGGTTCTTTTGATGCGACTTCCATTCATTGCGGCCCTCCTTTTTTTGTTGACGGCGGCATCGTCGCTGTGCTTCGCGCAGAAGCCGTGGAATCAGAAGCCGCGCGCCGAGAAGATTGAGGATGACTATGTTCGCGCCGGGAAGCCGTGGGAATTGCGGCGTGGGGCGCAACCGACGAACACGCCGGCGTATGACCATGGCTATGTCGGCGGCGGGGCGGCGTTTCGTTGGGGACAGCCGCGGACGTTGGAGGAAGGAACTTGGGGCCGCGACTACGTCGGCGTGCTCTATCCGCGCCGCGTGTGGCTCAACTGGTGGCACGGGACTCGCTATCAGGGCGGCACGGGCGGTTATGCGACCGACGGGCCGAAAGTGTTTGGCGAGTAGACGGATCGTTGAACGGCGGCTATTCGTCGCTCGGCACGTTTCGCAAACATCCGATCGCGATGCGAATCTGGTCGTAGCTGACGTCGCCGCCGAGTTCGTCGAAGATTGGCTTGAGGCGTTCGGTGCCGACCTTGAGACCCGCGAGGCTGATGCGTCGAAACGTTTCCGTGTCGAGCCAGGGGCTGGCGTCGCTGATACGGTGATCTTCGATGAATTCAAAGAGATATTGCGCGGTGGTCGATAGCGCGCGGCCGGTAGCTTGCTGCACTGCTTCCAACGATTTCCCCATGGCGAACATCGCGAAGGCCGTGGCCTTGATGGGCGAAAGTTGTTTCGGCGCGGGCGCTTCCTCCGGCTCCGGCTCGACAGCTTCGACGAACTCGACATTCGCATCCAAGGCGACGCCGGTGCGTTCGCAATGCTCTACGATCGCGGCGACGAATTCCGTGCCGTAATCGGCAAGCTTCTTGTCACCGACGCCATGGACGTGGCGCATGGCCGGCAGCGTCGACGGCCGGCGGCGCGCCATGTCGCGGAGCGTGGCGTCGCCGAAGACGATGAACGGCGGGAGGCCTTTTTCGTCGGCTTTTTGACGGCGGAGTTTGCGGAGCGCGTCGAACAGTTCGCGATCGACGCCTTCCCAGGAGCCGAGATCGATCCGCCCGGCGTCCGTGGAGGAGCTACTCGAAGTGCGCGCGGTCTTTCGCGATTTGCGTTCACGGACATGCGGCTTCGCCAACATCGGCAGGGTCTCGCCGCGCAACACTTGCCAGCCCGGCTGCGTGACCTGCAATACGTTGTATTCGCCGGCGCGGACCAGAAAACCTTGTCCCTGAAGCTGGTCGATCCACTCGCGAATATGCCGCTTGTCATGTTCGCGCAGGAGCCCGTAGGTGCTCAGGCGATCGTGGCCGCGCGTGGCGATTTTTTCGTCCGTGTCCCCGATCAAAACTTGCGACGTGTATTCCGCGCCGAACGATTCCTTTAATCGCAGCACGCAGGACAAGATTTTCTGCGCGATGATCAGGCGATCCTCGATCAATTCCACGCCGCCGAGACAGACGTCGCAGGCGCCGCAGTTTTTTGCCTCCAGGTCTTGTCCGAAATGGCGGACTAGCAGCCGGTGCCGGCACTCGAGCGCCGAGCAATAGCGATCGATCCCTTGCAGAACTTCCATCGCAACCTGATAGGCGTCCGGCGGCAGGTCCTGCTGAATCTTGCGCCAGGTGAGGAAGTCTTGCGGCGACCAGAACAACCAGCACTCGGCCTCCAGGCCGTCGCGCCCGGCGCGGCCGCTTTCCTGCTGATAGGCTTCCAGACTTTTCGGCGACGCGGCGTGAATCACGTAGCGGACGTTGGATTTGTCGATGCCCATGCCGAAGGCGACGGTGGCGACGATGATGCGCGCGCGATCGTTGATGAAGCCGTCTTGGTTGCGGCGGCGGTCGTCGTCCCCCAAACCCGCGTGATAGGGCAGCGCCGCGTAGCCGGCCGCGCACAAGCGTGCGCAAAGTTCGTCGACATCCGCGCGGCGGATGCAGTAGACGATGCCGGAGTCGTCCGGAAAGCGCTCGACGACGTCGCGCAGTTGGCTGAACACGTCCTTGCGGCGCACGACGCGATAGTTCAAGTTCGGCCGGTCGAACGAGCCGACGAGTATTTCCGGATCGCGCAGATGCAATTCCCGGGCGATGTCCTCGCGCACCCGCGGTGTGGCGGTGGCGGTGTAGGCGTGGACGCCGACTTCGGGGAATTGCTCCTTGAGCGCGCGGAGCATGCGATACTCAGGCCGGAAATCATGGCCCCAGTCGCTGATGCAATGCGCCTCGTCGATGGCGAAGAACGAGACGCGCTGGTCGTGGAGAAAATCGAGCGTCCGCTCGTTCATCAGCCGCTCGGGCGACATATAGAGCAGCTTCAAGCGGCCGGCGCGGACGTCGTTGGCGACCTGCTGACGTTCGCCGGCGGACATCGCGCTATTCACGCTGGCGGCGGCGACGCCGTTATCGCGGAGGGCGTCGATCTGGTCCTTCATCAGCGAGATCAGCGGCGACAACACCACGGCGACGCC
The DNA window shown above is from Planctomycetia bacterium and carries:
- the recQ gene encoding DNA helicase RecQ, producing the protein MEQLRGILRQVWGFESFRPLQAESMRSVVEGRDSVVVLPTGGGKSLCFQAPALAMDGVAVVLSPLISLMKDQIDALRDNGVAAASVNSAMSAGERQQVANDVRAGRLKLLYMSPERLMNERTLDFLHDQRVSFFAIDEAHCISDWGHDFRPEYRMLRALKEQFPEVGVHAYTATATPRVREDIARELHLRDPEILVGSFDRPNLNYRVVRRKDVFSQLRDVVERFPDDSGIVYCIRRADVDELCARLCAAGYAALPYHAGLGDDDRRRNQDGFINDRARIIVATVAFGMGIDKSNVRYVIHAASPKSLEAYQQESGRAGRDGLEAECWLFWSPQDFLTWRKIQQDLPPDAYQVAMEVLQGIDRYCSALECRHRLLVRHFGQDLEAKNCGACDVCLGGVELIEDRLIIAQKILSCVLRLKESFGAEYTSQVLIGDTDEKIATRGHDRLSTYGLLREHDKRHIREWIDQLQGQGFLVRAGEYNVLQVTQPGWQVLRGETLPMLAKPHVRERKSRKTARTSSSSSTDAGRIDLGSWEGVDRELFDALRKLRRQKADEKGLPPFIVFGDATLRDMARRRPSTLPAMRHVHGVGDKKLADYGTEFVAAIVEHCERTGVALDANVEFVEAVEPEPEEAPAPKQLSPIKATAFAMFAMGKSLEAVQQATGRALSTTAQYLFEFIEDHRISDASPWLDTETFRRISLAGLKVGTERLKPIFDELGGDVSYDQIRIAIGCLRNVPSDE